A genomic stretch from Candidatus Dormiibacterota bacterium includes:
- a CDS encoding post-COAP-1 domain-containing protein, with amino-acid sequence MDRKALNGTPCEDDDVCTFGDTCNGNGACQAGPGDVCAVAKVTGGGQVVPNAGGIASFGFVAERQTLGGPTTGHFNYLNHSTGLHVNGPVTLLIVDSPTTATFQGSGTCNLTPCTFVVSVEDGGEPGRDRDKLEVSIVPNSPTEVGPPKRTISRGNIQVHKSSSGIAQSETGMTGAGGGVFPSGTLYNGVLLDGTLFGLGVTIAYAQTAEGQFQTTLTGISVLGLERSIQLEGKTSSGSSWAADAATFSGQCSVDMGDGTPPLLDVPFTIVVVTNADGQGSLTLTLGTIHLPAATINEGSIKIK; translated from the coding sequence GTGGACCGTAAGGCGCTGAACGGGACCCCCTGCGAAGATGACGACGTCTGCACCTTCGGCGATACCTGCAATGGGAATGGCGCTTGCCAGGCAGGCCCTGGGGACGTCTGCGCTGTCGCTAAAGTCACGGGTGGCGGGCAGGTAGTTCCGAACGCTGGAGGGATCGCCAGTTTCGGGTTCGTCGCGGAGCGCCAAACACTGGGCGGCCCGACGACCGGCCACTTCAATTACCTCAATCACTCGACCGGGCTGCACGTGAACGGACCAGTCACTCTGCTCATCGTGGACAGCCCCACGACTGCGACCTTCCAAGGCTCGGGGACATGTAACCTGACTCCATGCACGTTTGTGGTCAGCGTAGAAGATGGAGGTGAGCCCGGCCGGGACAGAGACAAGCTAGAGGTCAGCATTGTGCCGAACTCGCCGACGGAGGTCGGTCCCCCCAAGAGAACGATCAGCAGAGGGAACATCCAGGTCCATAAATCATCGTCAGGGATCGCTCAGAGTGAGACGGGGATGACGGGTGCAGGAGGAGGCGTCTTCCCATCTGGTACCTTGTATAACGGTGTTCTTCTCGACGGCACACTATTTGGACTGGGCGTCACGATTGCCTACGCTCAGACAGCCGAGGGACAGTTCCAGACCACCCTGACAGGCATTTCTGTCCTTGGTCTGGAGCGGTCGATTCAACTGGAAGGCAAAACCAGCAGCGGTTCTTCCTGGGCTGCTGACGCCGCAACCTTCTCAGGACAGTGCAGCGTGGATATGGGTGACGGAACTCCTCCACTCCTGGATGTCCCCTTCACCATCGTGGTGGTGACGAATGCCGACGGTCAAGGCAGCCTCACGCTGACCCTTGGCACAATCCATTTGCCTGCGGCCACGATCAATGAGGGAAGCATCAAGATCAAGTAA